A window of Corythoichthys intestinalis isolate RoL2023-P3 chromosome 14, ASM3026506v1, whole genome shotgun sequence contains these coding sequences:
- the cib3 gene encoding calcium and integrin-binding family member 3 → MGNKQTVFTAMQLDAYQDCTYFTRKEILRLFHRYHDLAPQLVPLDYTEQPDVKLPYELIGSMPELKDNPFRQRIAEVFSEDGQGNMTLDDFLDMFSVLSEMAPRDLKAYYAFKIYDFNNDDFLCKSDLEKTLNKLTRNELTEDEVRMVCEKVLDEADMDNDGRLSLEDFQHMIVRAPDFLSTFHIRI, encoded by the exons ATGGGGAATAAGCAGACAGTCTTCACGGCAATGCAGCTGGACGCCTACCAG GACTGTACATACTTTACAAGGAAAGAAATTCTCAG ACTCTTCCACCGCTATCACGATCTGGCGCCGCAGCTTGTTCCCCTCGACTACACTGAGCAGCCAGATGTGAAGCTACCATACGAACTGATTGGCAGCATGCCCGAGCTGAAG GACAACCCGTTCCGCCAGAGGATTGCGGAGGTTTTTTCTGAGGATGGCCAAGGCAACATGACTTTGGACGACTTTCTCGACATGTTCTCAGTTCTAAGCGAGATGGCACCACGGGACCTCAAAGCATACTATGCTTTCAAAATTTATG ACTTCAACAATGACGATTTCCTCTGCAAGTCAGATCTGGAGAAGACTCTGAACAAGCTGACGCGCAATGAGCTGACGGAGGACGAGGTGCGCATGGTGTGCGAGAAGGTTCTGGATGAGGCCGACATGGACAATGATGGCCGTCTGTCGCTGGAAGACTTTCAGCACATGATTGTCCGGGCACCAGACTTCCTCAG CACCTTCCACATAAGAATATAA